The DNA region TTTTCAATTCCTAGTCTAAAACATTGTACATTAATCGTGAAAGTATTAGCAATAATACTGTGGGTTCTCTTGTTTATTATTTTGACAAACATTTTTGCCCTATTTTTATAGTGGACTTTTAGAGCATCCGTTATGAGTGGACTCTAATTCCCAACAGAtaaaacaactttttttttatttttaaaacaaatcaataaaaaataatgctacataaaataaaattaagagAGTTATAATTAGTCAAATAACGAACAAAATTTCTATTCCAACTACTACTTATATCCAAATATAAGTGGATAATAATAGGCCAATTGTACGTAAAGAATAGGATACCATAGTTCTTTCATCAAACCGAATTGAAGGACGAGTGTGACAGCCTAAATGAAGTTATTAGAGGGATGGATGGGCCAAGAAACTTCGCAGAAAGACTACACCTTAGCGTATTAAGTGGGTTTGCTACTTTTAGCGTACTTTTTTTTGTTGAGAAAACTATTCAATTTGACAGCTCAAAGTAAACTAAATACTACTCATAAATTACTACTCcgtctgtttcaatttatgtgaacccatttgactgagcaaggagtttaagaaagtagagaagacttttaaacttgtggtgataaatgagtcacatatattttgtgtgactataaatcactgcataaagttaaattatttctaaatatagaaagaggtcattcttttttgcacagactaataagaaaataggttcacatatattgaaacagagggattattaattttcttaatttttttgacAAATGGCTAATGATTCCTTCTTTTTGCTTCGTGCTTCTCTTCGTTTGTTTACTCTGCTTACCCCTCCAACCAAGAACATTATACGGTACATTTGTCCGTGCAATATAATGATTTGGGAATTGTTAATACTGTTGATTGTCACAAGAAATCCCTTAATCTAGGCAAACTATATTCTATACTATGAAAAGCAAAAACACAAAAGTCTAATAGCTGTAATCAGGTGTCTAGTAAATATTAACGTGTCTTTGACTGCTTAGTATTTCTACATAGGCTAAGTTTAGCATGAAAATTTAATATTTTTGTAATTAGATTTGCTTCTAGTGGGGTGTTGTCTGAACAGATGGGGTATATCTCACATTATTCCACAAATTATGTCCTGAGCCCTTAAAAATTTAGGGAAGACATCACTAATTCCCCGCCCATGTCCCCTCCTAAACTATTTTCGCTTCTGCCCACCCTAACCCAAATTAATTACCCAACGTCTCCCCTCGCCCAAACCCCTTCCTTCGTTATAtcatggcattatatttatatatcatgatggtatcatggaggactaagagaaggactgaagcaatCCTCCATGATAACATCTCAATATGTTTGTATACCACGATGGTACCATGGTCCGGAGGAGTGTCTCATCGAAGGACTGAAACAATCCTCCGTGATACCATCACAGTATATATATAAGACGACAGTAtcatagagttttttttttttagaaaagtgtatctttttaaataaatgaatatgatcatccataataccatctcaatatatttGTATACtatgatggtatcatagaggactaagagaaggactgaagcagtcttcgatgataccatctcagtatatttatatatcatgttggtatcataatttgGGCATCTCGGGTAAATAGTTAATTTTTCTGGAGGTACAAAAGTAATTGGGGTATGAGCTGGTAATCATTTTAGTTTGAGGGAGCACACACGCTCTTTCCCCAAATTTATGCACAGATAAATTCAATTttaaagagcaaaaattaaataccaaccCATTAGAAGTGATAAAATTAATGACCAGCCCTATTTGAAGGGCAAACCGTCAATCATGGCCCAAACAGAGACACTAGATAAAGTTGTAGAGAAGACTTGGAGTCCTCTTGCCTAATTGATTAATATATACAGTTTAAAAGGAAGAGAGAGGAAAAAACATTCTTTAAAATCAACAAGTCTTCAAGTCAAACTGTCAATTCTACGGTTCTtaatatctatatatacatattgcCCGACCTATTAAAAAAATACAAGTAAGCAGCTACTTGACACACATACTTTTCAATTCCTAGTCTAAAACATTGCGCTTTTCACACCATGAAAGTGTTAGCAATAACGCTATGGGTTCTCTTGTTTTTTATTTTGACAAACACCAAGTTTGTTGTTTGTGTAGGCATTTGCAGATAAAATGAGCAACGAGCATTGGAGAGCTCGAAGAAAGAAGTAGATGATCCCACAGATCTTCTCTCTTCTTGGGTTGTTGGAAAAGATTGTTGCGAATGGGAAGGGGTCGTGTGTAACAATCTAACTCGTCATGTGATTGAGCTACACATAGTTAGTGATTGGGAAGAATCGGGATATCTAAGGATCAATAGCCTTGACTGGCTGCCAAGTCTTTTGAGTCTTGAGCACTTGGAGATGCGTGAGGTGGATCTCAACAAAGCAACTAACTGGCTACAGGTCATTAACATGCTTCCTTCTCTTGTTGATCTTAGTTTATCCGATTGTAAACTTAATCATATACAACCTCTACTTTATCACAATTTTTCTTCACTTGAAACCCTTGATCTTTCTGGGAACAACTTTAATTCTCCTGTTCCCAAATGGGTTTTCAACCTCGCCAGTCTCGTTTCTCTTGAATTGGTAGGCAGTAATTTTAGCGGCCCGTTTCCTGACGGTCCAGTTAACTTGACTTCTCTCACAACCTTCCGTGCTTCTTATAACTCCTTTAATTGTCTTTTACCCAAATGGTTATTTGATATAAGTAATATTGAATATATTATTCTCATAGAGAGTGGACTTGAAGGTGCGATACCGAGTAAGAGCGAAAACATAACAAAACTTAAAAGTCTCGATCTTTTTCAGAATATGCTTTCTGGAAAGTTACCAAATGTAATTGGAAAGTTAAAGAAATTAGAATATCTTGGTCTCTCAAATAATCTATTTGATGGGGAAGTATCTTATCAGTTAGAGATCTTAAACCTTGGGGAAAACGATTTATCAGAAGAAATTCCTGATTGTTGGATGAATTGGCCAAATTTGACAGTTTTAATCTTGAGGGACAATAACTTGATTGGAGGCTTACCAAGATCCATGAAGGTTTTGAGTAATTTGCGATCCTTGGACTTCCGAAGAAATAGACTTAATGGTCCATTTCCTTCATCCTTGGGAAACTGCACAAAACTGCATAAAATAGATTTAGCTGAGAATGAGTTTGTTGGAAAATTACCTTCTTGGTTGGGATTGAGGTTTCCAACCTTGGTAGTCCTTATCCTTCGGTCCAATAAATTCGATGGTGAATTGCCTCAAGAACTTTGTCGCCTCAAAGATCTTCAGATCTTAGACCTTGCAAACAATACATTCATTGGAATCATACCAAGGTGTATTAGCAATTTCAGTGCAATGGTCAAAGGAAAAACGGAACTGGAGGATTATGAGTTAAATTATTCCCATTATTTTGGACATCTAATAGAGAGCGCAATGGTGATTACTAAAGGCAACATGTATCAGTATGACACCATTTTGGTGTTGTTTACAAGTATGGATATGTCTAGCAATTATCTTTCTGGACATATTCCTATAGGCCTAGCATGTCTTGAAGGATTAAGATCatttaatttttccaaaaataacCTAACTGGTGGGATTCCAAATGGTATTGGCGACATGAAAGTATTGGAATCTGTTGATCTTTCAGAAAATCAACTTTATGGTCAAATCCCACAAAGCTTTTCGAGTTTGTTCACTTTGAGCTACTTGAATCTATCTGATAACAATTTATCAGGTATGATACCATTGAGCACTCAACTTcaaagctttgatcccactagtTTTCAAGGAAACAATCTCTGCGGGCTTCCACTGTTGGTGAATTGCAGTTCAGGTGGTAAAACTCCAAATCGTGAGTATACAGAAGATGAGAATGACAAAGATGAAGTGGATTGTTCTATATTTCAATGGCAATAGGATTTGCACTAAGTTTTTGGGGTGTATGTGGTTCATTGCTTTTTAAGAGATCATGGAGACATGCTTATTTTCGTTTCTTAGACCGTAGCTGGGAAATGTTGCTTGCAAAGGCTCCGATATGTTGAGAGATATGACTAAGTATTATACTATTCTCA from Lycium barbarum isolate Lr01 chromosome 10, ASM1917538v2, whole genome shotgun sequence includes:
- the LOC132614940 gene encoding receptor-like protein EIX2; the protein is MREVDLNKATNWLQVINMLPSLVDLSLSDCKLNHIQPLLYHNFSSLETLDLSGNNFNSPVPKWVFNLASLVSLELVGSNFSGPFPDGPVNLTSLTTFRASYNSFNCLLPKWLFDISNIEYIILIESGLEGAIPSKSENITKLKSLDLFQNMLSGKLPNVIGKLKKLEYLGLSNNLFDGEVSYQLEILNLGENDLSEEIPDCWMNWPNLTVLILRDNNLIGGLPRSMKVLSNLRSLDFRRNRLNGPFPSSLGNCTKLHKIDLAENEFVGKLPSWLGLRFPTLVVLILRSNKFDGELPQELCRLKDLQILDLANNTFIGIIPRCISNFSAMVKGKTELEDYELNYSHYFGHLIESAMVITKGNMYQYDTILVLFTSMDMSSNYLSGHIPIGLACLEGLRSFNFSKNNLTGGIPNGIGDMKVLESVDLSENQLYGQIPQSFSSLFTLSYLNLSDNNLSGMIPLSTQLQSFDPTSFQGNNLCGLPLLVNCSSGGKTPNREYTEDENDKDEVDCSIFQWQ